A genomic window from Triticum urartu cultivar G1812 chromosome 7, Tu2.1, whole genome shotgun sequence includes:
- the LOC125521042 gene encoding uncharacterized protein LOC125521042, translating into MNQEFSLEVRSAAHAVVRLYGFLLTVPPEPGTADDELDMSCPGDDELVEMEYSPEGRRFLGGPAPWFSAAGSTAGCMRVAAVEDQEEEEADCKEILVLYRYAPFSVSSDGVVVRGSTRAHLLRFMATGDHTARSLAWAGSSLIRLIYPGDFSEQLQELWSSLASQVSVLPRAARVEVFVDVGILRRSVFVDDSILRRSYYTPERMEWMRSVLEETVEEPWPVRFTGMELHLPEPMPRDHDKHEAAVDDDDTDAGERPAKRRRVVAAGEDCPICLQLLEGDDDLAAWPGCGKPHVFHGACLESVLVDSKTCPICRHTLYVESTFGK; encoded by the coding sequence ATGAACCAGGAGTTCTCGCTGGAGGTCCGCTCCGCTGCCCACGCCGTTGTTCGGCTATACGGTTTCCTTCTCACAGTGCCGCCTGAACCGGGGACGGCGGACGACGAGCTCGATATGAGCTGCCCCGGCGACGATGAGCTGGTGGAAATGGAGTACTCCCCCGAGGGCCGGCGATTTCTTGGAGGCCCGGCGCCGTGGTTCTCCGCCGCGGGGAGCACGGCCGGCTGCATGCGGGTCGCCGCCGTGGAggaccaagaagaagaagaagcagactGCAAGGAGATCCTGGTGCTCTACCGCTACGCCCCTTTCTCGGTATCATCGGACGGCGTGGTGGTGCGAGGGAGCACCAGGGCGCACCTGCTCCGGTTCATGGCCACCGGCGACCACACGGCGAGGTCCCTGGCGTGGGCCGGGTCGTCTCTGATCCGGCTGATATACCCCGGTGACTTCAGCGAGCAGCTCCAGGAGCTATGGTCGAGCCTGGCGTCGCAGGTGAGCGTGCTGCCGCGCGCCGCGCGTGTCGAGGTGTTCGTCGACGTCGGCATCCTCCGGAGGTCGGTGTTCGTCGACGACAGCATCCTCCGGAGGTCGTACTACACGCCCGAGCGCATGGAGTGGATGCGCTCCGTGCTGGAGGAGACGGTGGAGGAGCCGTGGCCCGTGCGATTCACCGGCATGGAGCTGCACCTGCCGGAGCCGATGCCGCGCGACCATGATAAACACGAAGCCGCCGTCGACGACGATGACACGGACGCCGGTGAACGGCCGGCGAAGCGAAGGAGGGTCGTCGCCGCTGGGGAGGATTGCCCCATCTGCTTGCAGCTGCTCGAGGGCGACGACGACCTCGCCGCGTGGCCGGGGTGCGGCAAGCCCCACGTCTTCCATGGCGCGTGCTTGGAGAGCGTCCTCGTG